A single Micromonospora luteifusca DNA region contains:
- a CDS encoding helix-turn-helix domain-containing protein, with amino-acid sequence MSGGNADLRAFLWARRARLAPEQAGLSARPGTRRVPGLRREEVARLAGVSTDYYIQLERGHNLNVSESVLKAVARALQLDETERSHLLALARFRRSPSGHQLMPAQRVRPSLRHTLDALEVPALVIGRRCDVLATNALARALFTDFDALPPRRRNLARFLFLDDAARQLYLDWPEVARSAVASLHLYAGRNPDDAQLAELVHELSERDPDFRRWWADHDVHRHTYGAQRFHHPVVGELILNYEAFAHAADSEQVLGLYTAEGGSRSEQALRLLVNHPAIPTTAEHDRVGVGPAPDGRHL; translated from the coding sequence ATGAGCGGTGGCAATGCGGACCTTCGGGCGTTTCTGTGGGCACGGCGGGCACGGCTCGCGCCCGAGCAGGCGGGACTGTCCGCGCGGCCGGGCACCCGCCGAGTGCCAGGGCTACGCCGTGAGGAGGTGGCCCGCCTTGCCGGGGTGAGCACCGATTACTACATCCAGCTGGAGCGCGGTCATAACCTGAACGTCTCCGAGTCGGTGCTCAAGGCCGTGGCCCGCGCTCTACAACTGGACGAGACCGAACGCAGCCACCTCCTCGCGCTGGCGAGATTTCGACGGTCGCCATCCGGGCACCAACTGATGCCGGCGCAGCGCGTGCGACCCAGCCTGCGGCACACCCTCGACGCACTCGAGGTGCCTGCGCTCGTGATCGGGCGCCGCTGCGACGTATTGGCCACCAACGCGCTGGCCCGTGCCCTCTTCACCGATTTCGACGCGCTACCGCCCCGACGTCGCAATCTCGCCAGGTTCCTCTTCCTGGACGACGCGGCGCGGCAGCTCTACCTCGACTGGCCGGAAGTCGCCCGCAGTGCCGTCGCCAGCCTGCATCTCTACGCGGGGCGCAATCCGGACGACGCCCAACTCGCCGAACTGGTCCACGAGTTGTCGGAACGTGACCCGGATTTCCGCCGCTGGTGGGCCGACCACGACGTGCATCGACACACCTACGGTGCCCAACGCTTCCACCACCCGGTCGTCGGCGAGTTGATTCTCAACTACGAGGCGTTCGCCCACGCCGCCGATTCAGAGCAAGTCCTCGGGCTGTACACCGCCGAAGGCGGATCCCGCTCTGAGCAGGCCCTGCGCCTCCTGGTGAACCACCCGGCCATCCCGACGACAGCGGAACACGACCGCGTCGGCGTTGGACCTGCCCCGGACGGACGTCACCTCTAG
- a CDS encoding M1 family metallopeptidase: protein MTPKESVSRDATPGADRSGDSYLPEHGNGGYRVLHYDLDLDYRVVSNRLAGRADITAVAGQPLSRFTLDLGQFRVQDVRVDGRPAKYSHRPDKLQIKPERPIGVGDTFRVAIRYAGKPVPISGRWGNLGWEELTDGVLVASQPNGSPSWFPCDDQPSAKATFRVAVTTSSPYTVLVTGDPVLRRRGAGSTTWVYERREPTSPYLMSVQVGRYELVDLAVGPVVQRIALPPALRGDVAHDFGRHGEIMSALQRLFGPYPFREYVVVVADDDLDDPVEAQGMAVFGRNHVDGRRTHERLVVHELAHQWFGNSLTVADWRHIWLNEGFGTYAEWLWSGICGDLPADALAAHWYSWIAARPRDVIVANPGVDRMFDPLVYKRGALTVHAVRKRIGDEAFFALLRAWVAEHRHATVTTEQFRSHAQRFAREPLDDLFAAWLDNPALPPLPR, encoded by the coding sequence GTGACTCCGAAGGAATCGGTGTCGCGCGATGCCACACCCGGTGCCGACCGCTCGGGCGACTCGTACCTGCCGGAGCACGGCAACGGCGGCTACCGGGTGCTGCACTACGACCTCGACCTCGACTACCGGGTCGTGTCGAACCGGCTGGCCGGCCGGGCGGACATCACCGCGGTGGCCGGACAGCCGTTGTCGCGGTTCACCCTCGACCTCGGTCAGTTCCGCGTACAGGACGTCCGGGTGGACGGGCGCCCGGCAAAATACAGCCACCGGCCGGACAAGCTGCAGATCAAACCCGAGCGACCGATCGGCGTCGGGGACACCTTTCGGGTGGCCATCCGGTACGCGGGCAAGCCGGTCCCCATCTCCGGCCGTTGGGGCAACCTCGGGTGGGAGGAGCTCACCGACGGGGTGCTCGTGGCCAGCCAGCCGAACGGGTCACCGTCGTGGTTCCCCTGCGACGACCAGCCCAGCGCCAAGGCCACCTTCCGGGTGGCGGTCACGACCTCCTCCCCGTACACCGTCCTGGTGACCGGTGACCCCGTTCTCCGGCGGCGGGGCGCGGGCAGCACGACCTGGGTGTACGAGCGGCGCGAGCCCACCTCGCCGTACCTGATGAGCGTCCAGGTCGGACGCTACGAGTTGGTGGACCTGGCCGTCGGCCCGGTGGTGCAGCGCATCGCGCTCCCGCCCGCACTGCGCGGGGACGTCGCCCACGACTTCGGTCGGCACGGTGAGATCATGTCGGCGCTGCAGCGGCTCTTCGGGCCGTACCCGTTCCGGGAGTACGTCGTCGTGGTCGCCGACGACGACCTTGACGATCCGGTCGAGGCGCAGGGCATGGCCGTCTTCGGCAGGAACCACGTCGACGGGCGGCGCACGCACGAGCGGCTTGTCGTGCACGAACTGGCCCACCAGTGGTTCGGCAACAGCCTCACCGTGGCGGACTGGCGGCACATCTGGCTCAACGAGGGCTTCGGCACGTACGCCGAATGGCTGTGGTCCGGCATCTGCGGCGATCTGCCGGCAGATGCTCTGGCCGCGCACTGGTACTCGTGGATCGCGGCTCGCCCCAGGGACGTCATCGTCGCGAATCCCGGTGTCGACCGGATGTTCGACCCGCTGGTCTACAAGCGTGGTGCCCTCACGGTGCACGCCGTGCGGAAGAGGATCGGCGACGAGGCGTTCTTCGCGCTCCTGCGGGCCTGGGTTGCCGAGCACCGGCACGCGACCGTGACGACCGAGCAGTTCCGGTCGCACGCCCAGCGCTTCGCCCGCGAGCCCCTGGACGACCTGTTCGCCGCCTGGCTCGACAACCCGGCGCTGCCTCCGCTACCTCGCTGA
- a CDS encoding helix-turn-helix transcriptional regulator, translating into MASASASADHRRAELRDFLRSRRERVSPADVGMPSGGRRRTPGLRREEVAVLAGVGVSWYTWLEQGRDINVSEDVLDAIGRTLRLEAIERAHLYRLAGLNPPEAPPTPAVPASPELRRLLCAWSPRPAYVRDRHWNFTAVNDAARAVFGYGETDHNCLVSFFTNNRYRVVHRHWTQTAPEVAAGFRADAARYPDDPEFARIAADLATVSPEFAELWARHDVAEHTSAVKAVDHPEAGMLLFDATLLPLPDHPGSHLILHNPRPGSGTEERLERLMRERSLVVAHPG; encoded by the coding sequence ATGGCCAGTGCCTCCGCGTCCGCCGACCACCGCCGGGCCGAACTGCGCGACTTCCTGCGTAGTCGCCGAGAGCGGGTCTCGCCCGCCGACGTCGGTATGCCCAGTGGCGGCCGGCGGCGCACGCCGGGGTTGCGCCGGGAGGAGGTCGCGGTGCTGGCCGGCGTCGGGGTGTCCTGGTACACCTGGCTGGAACAGGGCCGTGACATCAACGTGTCCGAGGACGTCCTCGACGCGATCGGGCGCACGCTGCGGCTGGAGGCAATCGAGCGCGCGCACCTCTACCGTCTGGCTGGACTCAATCCGCCCGAGGCACCGCCCACGCCGGCGGTGCCCGCGTCGCCCGAGCTGCGACGGCTGCTCTGCGCCTGGTCGCCTCGCCCGGCCTACGTCCGCGACCGACACTGGAACTTCACGGCGGTGAACGACGCGGCCCGGGCGGTGTTCGGCTACGGCGAGACCGACCACAACTGCCTGGTCTCCTTCTTCACCAACAACCGCTACCGAGTGGTGCACCGGCACTGGACGCAGACGGCACCCGAGGTGGCCGCCGGCTTCCGCGCCGACGCCGCGCGTTACCCGGACGATCCGGAGTTCGCGCGCATCGCCGCCGACCTGGCCACGGTCAGTCCGGAGTTCGCCGAGTTGTGGGCGCGCCACGACGTCGCCGAGCACACCAGTGCGGTCAAGGCGGTCGACCACCCCGAGGCAGGCATGCTCCTGTTCGACGCCACACTGCTGCCGTTGCCTGACCACCCCGGAAGTCACCTGATCCTGCACAATCCGCGTCCAGGCAGCGGCACGGAGGAGCGGTTGGAACGGCTCATGCGCGAGCGCAGCCTGGTGGTGGCACACCCCGGATAA
- a CDS encoding aldo/keto reductase, with product MKRRILGGTGMSVSGFALGAMMLGAMGNTDHDESVGLIHTALDAGINFIDTADVYSAGESEEIVGKALKGRRDEVVLATKFALPMGSDTNHRGGSRRWIMQAVEGSLRRLGTDYIDLYQMHRWDPDTDPDETLSALSDLIRAGKVRTIGSSLFHPEQIVEAQWVAERRNHQRFRSEQPPYNILLRGIEATTLPTAQRYGMGVLTFGPLGSGWLSGRADPTAGHRNAGAATRLFDQTEPGNQAKAEAVGKLTELAAEAGLKMSHLAVAFVLTHPAITSVLIGPRTPAQLTDLLAGADIELSDDVLDRIDEIVPPGVNLNQQDILFLPTTLGDKHARRRPR from the coding sequence ATGAAACGCAGAATCCTCGGTGGCACGGGCATGTCGGTGAGCGGATTCGCGCTCGGCGCCATGATGCTCGGCGCGATGGGTAACACCGATCACGACGAATCAGTGGGTTTGATTCATACCGCGCTGGACGCGGGCATCAACTTCATCGACACCGCGGACGTCTATTCCGCGGGCGAGAGCGAGGAGATCGTCGGCAAGGCGCTGAAGGGGCGGCGTGACGAGGTCGTCCTCGCTACCAAATTCGCGCTGCCGATGGGATCGGACACCAACCACCGAGGTGGCTCCCGCCGGTGGATCATGCAGGCGGTGGAAGGGAGTCTGCGCCGCCTCGGTACCGACTACATCGATCTCTACCAGATGCACCGGTGGGATCCGGACACCGACCCCGACGAGACGCTTTCGGCGCTGTCGGACCTGATCCGGGCCGGCAAGGTGCGCACGATCGGCTCGTCACTGTTCCACCCGGAGCAGATCGTCGAGGCGCAGTGGGTCGCCGAGCGGCGTAACCACCAGCGCTTCCGGTCCGAGCAGCCGCCGTACAACATCCTGTTGCGCGGCATCGAGGCCACGACACTGCCCACCGCCCAGCGGTACGGGATGGGTGTGCTGACCTTCGGCCCGCTCGGCTCCGGCTGGCTCTCCGGCCGGGCCGACCCGACAGCGGGTCACCGTAACGCGGGAGCCGCGACGCGGCTGTTCGACCAGACCGAACCGGGAAACCAGGCGAAGGCGGAGGCCGTCGGGAAGCTCACCGAGTTGGCGGCCGAAGCGGGCCTGAAGATGTCCCATCTGGCCGTCGCCTTTGTGCTGACCCACCCGGCGATCACCTCGGTCCTCATCGGTCCTCGCACCCCGGCGCAGCTCACCGATCTGCTCGCCGGCGCCGACATCGAACTCAGCGACGACGTGCTGGACCGGATCGACGAGATCGTTCCGCCCGGGGTGAACCTCAACCAGCAGGACATCCTCTTCCTGCCCACCACTCTCGGGGACAAGCACGCCCGCCGTCGTCCTCGCTGA
- a CDS encoding TIGR03620 family F420-dependent LLM class oxidoreductase, which yields MAQRLVSVWQPFFLSSESQGAAIDAATELEELGYSRLWFSGGFGDNVAPRFREILDGTRHIGVASGIVSIWHSSPPQVAAFAQDAERAHPGRFLLGLGASHAVLLEGSGTDYRKPYSKMVEYLDGLDAAGLPPERRILAALGPRMLELARDRSAGAHPYFVPAEHTAEARAAIGPDRLLATEVAVVLDANATTARATARQYASGYLALPNYTNNLRRFGWTDEDLVAGGSDRLVDALIPWGTVEQVAAGLEQHYQAGADEVAIQVLNGGDATTFPADAFRTLAAALI from the coding sequence ATGGCACAACGACTCGTCAGCGTATGGCAACCGTTCTTCCTCAGTAGCGAGAGTCAGGGCGCGGCCATCGATGCCGCGACCGAGTTGGAGGAACTTGGCTACTCCCGGCTCTGGTTCTCGGGCGGTTTCGGCGACAACGTCGCCCCACGCTTCCGGGAGATCCTGGACGGGACCAGGCACATCGGGGTCGCGTCGGGGATCGTGAGCATCTGGCACTCGTCGCCCCCTCAGGTGGCCGCGTTCGCACAGGACGCGGAGCGGGCTCATCCCGGCCGATTCCTGCTCGGCCTCGGTGCCAGCCACGCGGTGCTGCTGGAAGGCAGCGGCACCGACTACCGCAAGCCGTACTCGAAGATGGTGGAGTATCTGGACGGTCTCGACGCGGCCGGCCTTCCTCCCGAGCGGCGGATCCTGGCCGCACTCGGCCCGCGGATGCTCGAACTCGCCCGCGACCGTTCAGCCGGAGCGCACCCGTACTTCGTCCCTGCCGAGCACACCGCCGAGGCCCGGGCGGCAATCGGGCCGGACCGGTTGCTCGCTACCGAGGTCGCGGTGGTCCTCGACGCGAACGCCACCACCGCGCGCGCCACCGCGCGGCAGTACGCGAGCGGATACCTGGCACTGCCGAACTACACCAACAACCTGCGGCGGTTCGGTTGGACCGACGAGGACTTGGTCGCGGGCGGCAGCGACCGCCTCGTCGACGCTCTGATCCCCTGGGGCACGGTCGAGCAGGTCGCGGCCGGGCTGGAGCAGCACTACCAGGCCGGCGCGGACGAGGTGGCGATCCAGGTACTCAACGGCGGCGACGCCACGACATTCCCCGCCGACGCCTTCCGCACTCTCGCCGCCGCCCTGATCTGA
- a CDS encoding M14 family zinc carboxypeptidase: MQRTRLRIALLTLPALVASVLTVPAPVGADPAASTAMADSGRSPLEVQESVRLVRIQLTGADMLDKVVAAGFDLEHGLRRVPNGIEGEAVVTAAQTAELEAMGVDILGDNEGFAWSAEADGGIQALRTQADQPHGHEATVRIVRADWFTTKGQGFLYVEARTTEGQQADPIVTMQLENNSGPRTSFGFARTMSRFVDSGQYMFHRNLFKLDARPNQIRVTSSTGGVTTGDVSDWLEDAPPPLTENLGYQSDFVDGYRNPQQLYSRAKEIAQQYPDIAEIVYLPNQTNGYQRKAQATIGGTGPSAVVVSSAAWGHEGGNDITVEFVERPEANLPLSVEVAGKAIRVLLAKDASAGVASTATEVAAALEAQSQGLIDRAHPYRTNAGTGIVAPTSGPVALTDFLDQKRVGAPEGEVPRGPVTIPVLRIGKYRDGRNPGVLIQAQDHAREWVPATTSLESAERLVHNYKTDKETKKIVESTDVFFILSNNPDGANYSFYNFASQRRNMTNHCPDANADPARRNSWGVDLNRNYRVGSGHDGYSGASTSCVSDTYQGPEELSEPESKNIIWLVEKYSNIKFMMSVHSNGGQLFWQPGAYIADGRITTPRPPLGDEAFYWQSAGRILSQVKAHRETVVTPENVGGSSDVLYSSAGNVREDLYHTYGVYAFGWEVGGSVYNPATGNWQGGSFQPVWEGDPNLVSGHAETMEYANGIMEMFRVAADWGKDKKDPTSKLVPGGGKYSKPVDVRFETNEPATIYYTTDGSRPTLQSPRYEATEFREPGEVFHLTETTTFHWFSVDAAGNIEQNYDPTKNDRRNNYRKATITIRTK; encoded by the coding sequence ATGCAACGCACACGACTGCGCATCGCGCTTCTCACGCTGCCCGCCCTGGTAGCGAGCGTCCTCACCGTGCCCGCGCCCGTAGGCGCGGATCCCGCGGCGTCCACAGCCATGGCGGATTCGGGGCGATCTCCACTCGAGGTCCAGGAATCGGTACGTCTCGTACGCATCCAACTGACCGGTGCCGACATGCTGGACAAGGTCGTCGCCGCCGGCTTCGACCTCGAGCACGGCCTCCGGCGCGTGCCCAACGGCATCGAGGGCGAGGCGGTGGTGACCGCCGCGCAGACCGCCGAACTTGAGGCGATGGGCGTCGACATCCTCGGCGACAACGAGGGCTTCGCCTGGAGTGCAGAGGCCGACGGCGGCATCCAGGCCCTCCGTACGCAGGCTGACCAGCCGCACGGCCACGAGGCGACGGTACGGATCGTCCGCGCCGACTGGTTCACCACGAAGGGTCAGGGTTTCCTCTACGTCGAGGCGCGCACCACCGAAGGGCAGCAGGCGGACCCGATCGTCACGATGCAGCTCGAGAACAACTCGGGCCCGCGCACCTCGTTCGGCTTCGCCCGGACGATGAGCCGGTTCGTCGACTCCGGGCAGTACATGTTCCACCGGAACCTGTTCAAGCTCGACGCGCGCCCGAACCAGATCCGGGTCACGAGCTCGACCGGCGGCGTCACCACCGGCGACGTCTCCGACTGGCTGGAGGATGCTCCGCCGCCGCTGACGGAGAATCTGGGTTACCAGTCCGACTTCGTCGACGGTTACCGCAACCCGCAGCAGCTCTACAGCCGCGCCAAGGAGATCGCCCAGCAGTACCCGGACATCGCTGAGATCGTCTACCTGCCGAACCAGACGAACGGCTACCAGCGCAAGGCACAGGCCACGATCGGTGGCACCGGGCCGTCCGCGGTTGTCGTCAGCTCGGCGGCGTGGGGCCATGAGGGTGGCAACGACATCACCGTCGAGTTCGTGGAGCGGCCAGAGGCGAACCTCCCGCTCAGCGTCGAGGTGGCGGGCAAGGCGATCCGCGTCCTCCTCGCGAAGGACGCCTCCGCAGGTGTCGCGAGTACGGCTACCGAGGTGGCGGCGGCGTTGGAGGCCCAGTCCCAGGGCCTCATCGACCGGGCGCACCCGTACCGGACCAACGCGGGCACCGGCATCGTCGCGCCGACGTCCGGCCCGGTCGCGCTGACCGACTTCCTCGACCAGAAGCGCGTCGGCGCACCGGAGGGTGAGGTGCCGCGTGGGCCGGTCACGATCCCCGTCCTGCGGATCGGTAAGTACCGCGACGGCAGGAACCCCGGCGTACTGATCCAGGCACAGGACCACGCCCGCGAGTGGGTGCCCGCGACGACCTCACTGGAGTCGGCCGAGCGTCTGGTGCACAACTACAAGACGGACAAGGAAACCAAGAAGATCGTCGAGAGCACCGACGTCTTCTTCATCCTGTCCAACAACCCCGATGGGGCGAACTACAGCTTCTACAACTTCGCCTCGCAGCGCCGGAACATGACGAACCACTGCCCGGATGCGAACGCCGATCCGGCCCGGCGTAACTCCTGGGGCGTCGACCTGAACCGGAACTACCGGGTCGGGTCGGGTCACGACGGCTACTCGGGTGCGTCGACCAGCTGTGTCAGCGACACCTACCAGGGCCCGGAAGAGCTGTCCGAGCCCGAGTCGAAGAACATCATCTGGCTGGTCGAGAAGTACTCGAACATCAAGTTCATGATGTCGGTGCACTCCAACGGCGGCCAACTGTTCTGGCAGCCCGGTGCCTACATCGCGGACGGGCGGATCACCACGCCGCGCCCGCCGCTGGGAGACGAGGCGTTCTACTGGCAGTCGGCCGGCAGGATCCTGTCGCAGGTCAAGGCGCACCGGGAAACCGTCGTCACGCCGGAGAACGTCGGCGGCTCATCGGATGTCCTCTACTCCTCCGCGGGTAACGTGCGCGAGGACCTGTACCACACCTATGGGGTCTACGCCTTCGGTTGGGAGGTCGGCGGCTCGGTCTACAACCCGGCCACCGGCAACTGGCAGGGCGGATCGTTCCAGCCGGTGTGGGAGGGCGATCCGAACCTCGTCAGCGGCCACGCCGAGACGATGGAGTACGCCAACGGAATCATGGAGATGTTCCGGGTCGCGGCGGACTGGGGCAAGGACAAGAAGGACCCGACGTCCAAGCTCGTTCCCGGCGGCGGGAAATACTCCAAGCCCGTCGACGTGCGCTTCGAGACGAACGAGCCGGCCACCATCTACTACACGACGGACGGCAGCCGGCCGACCCTCCAGTCGCCGCGTTACGAAGCGACCGAGTTCCGGGAGCCGGGCGAGGTGTTCCACCTGACCGAGACGACGACGTTCCACTGGTTCTCGGTCGACGCGGCGGGCAACATCGAGCAGAACTACGACCCGACGAAGAACGACAGGCGCAACAACTACCGCAAGGCGACGATCACGATCCGCACGAAGTAG
- a CDS encoding quinone oxidoreductase family protein — protein MNSDTMRMTAVTIPGFGAADVLRRDEMTVPEPGPGEVSIDVAYAGANFAEVLYRRGVVDVRLPFVPGIEVAGRIRAVGAGVDSVAVGQPVAALTIVNSGGYAEVAVTAADLVAPLDGLDLGLDLAAALPSNSTTAFLVLDRVARIAPGERVLVHAAAGGVGSQLGQVARLLGAGRVVGTVGSTAKIETAMGFGYDEVVPRDQLADVGEFDIVVDMVGGVTRRASLDLLAPMGRLVVMGNASGSDDVGIPANELWFTNKTVSGFNLAAFAAAYPHEAGRALRRAVAAAAKGDLRVRVETLPLDRAADAHRRIESGTTTGKLVLQVAGGLKALPPNLNQFFRTPTH, from the coding sequence ATGAACAGCGACACCATGCGGATGACGGCAGTGACGATCCCCGGCTTCGGTGCGGCCGACGTGCTTCGCCGCGACGAGATGACAGTTCCCGAGCCTGGGCCGGGCGAGGTGAGCATCGACGTGGCGTACGCGGGCGCCAACTTCGCCGAGGTCCTCTACCGGCGCGGCGTCGTCGACGTACGACTGCCGTTCGTGCCCGGCATCGAGGTCGCCGGTCGGATTCGGGCCGTCGGCGCGGGCGTGGACAGCGTGGCGGTGGGCCAGCCGGTGGCGGCGCTCACCATTGTCAACAGCGGCGGCTACGCCGAGGTGGCCGTGACCGCCGCCGACCTGGTCGCCCCACTGGACGGCCTGGATCTCGGGCTTGACCTCGCGGCGGCCCTGCCGTCCAACAGCACCACCGCGTTCCTGGTGCTCGACCGCGTCGCCCGCATCGCGCCCGGCGAACGGGTGCTGGTGCACGCCGCCGCCGGGGGCGTCGGCAGCCAACTCGGCCAGGTCGCGCGGCTGCTGGGCGCCGGCCGGGTGGTGGGCACCGTCGGTAGCACCGCCAAGATCGAAACCGCGATGGGCTTCGGCTACGACGAGGTGGTCCCCCGCGACCAGCTCGCCGATGTCGGTGAGTTCGACATCGTGGTCGACATGGTCGGCGGCGTGACCCGCCGGGCCAGCCTGGACCTACTGGCGCCGATGGGACGCCTGGTCGTCATGGGCAACGCCTCCGGCAGCGACGACGTCGGGATCCCCGCGAACGAACTGTGGTTCACCAACAAGACCGTCTCCGGTTTCAATCTCGCCGCCTTCGCCGCCGCGTACCCCCACGAGGCGGGACGGGCGCTGCGCCGCGCGGTCGCCGCCGCGGCGAAGGGCGACCTACGAGTACGAGTCGAGACGCTCCCCCTCGACCGGGCCGCCGACGCCCACCGCCGCATCGAGTCCGGTACGACCACCGGCAAGCTCGTCCTTCAGGTGGCTGGCGGGCTCAAGGCGCTTCCCCCCAACCTCAATCAATTTTTCCGGACGCCAACACATTGA
- a CDS encoding HelD family protein, with protein sequence MRRNSALDNGTAHVGDVATHGGPTTSTVEGVARRSAVAEEQEFLDAATARRDRLVDHLQAELSTEALDAVEQARQRMLRQQYEELRRAREGLVFGRLDGLDGTVRHVGRVGLRDDSEDSEPLLLDWRAPAARPFYTATAVDPQGQARRRHIRTTGAAVVGVDDEPLDGTMTAELVGEGALLAALDQRRTGHMSTAISTLQREQDDIIRAEATGPLIVQGGPGTGKTVVALHRVAYLLFTHRKMADQAVLVLGPSPRFLQYIAQVLPALGETAVVSATCDTLLTNVRVGRDESRFVAEIKGRALWQHALENYVTSLLPRPRELKLRWEGEFHVIPAATVAQALTSAVQGRPYHRARTAFAEQLHHLLAEAVVEQRKALMDEMEEGFEDILARVDKGMQHDHHVGSASSGSDVDGLLSEDEIADLRSRIAENATIARFIEAWWPTLDAEALLSGFLTDRTLLAQFAPRLSPEEITAVSAEPAPWASSDIPLLDALADLLGDGEAPQPQGGFVADHARRQRSWVYGHVVIDEAQELSEMQWQMVLRRCPSRSITAVGDIDQAEAAHRHTSWAQAVRAVFGDRWTAAELTICYRTPREVMDLTEPVLKKAGSHNAPPRAVRSAGIAPWELTVTPAELADAAARALRLLQQRWHGGMVGVIAPAERIAGVLPVLSDVPVLTATQSKGLEWDATLLIDPQGIAAEPRGWNGLYVALTRCTQELGQLVLTH encoded by the coding sequence ATGCGCCGGAATTCTGCTCTGGACAACGGCACCGCGCACGTCGGCGACGTAGCGACACACGGCGGGCCGACGACCTCCACCGTGGAGGGCGTCGCGCGGCGATCCGCGGTCGCCGAGGAACAGGAGTTTCTCGACGCCGCCACGGCCCGACGCGACAGGCTGGTCGACCATCTACAGGCCGAGCTTTCCACAGAGGCCCTGGACGCGGTGGAACAGGCCCGGCAGCGCATGCTCCGCCAGCAGTACGAGGAACTGCGGCGAGCACGGGAAGGGCTGGTCTTCGGCCGCCTCGACGGCCTCGACGGCACCGTGCGACACGTGGGCCGGGTCGGTCTCCGCGACGACAGCGAGGACAGTGAACCACTGCTGTTGGACTGGCGCGCTCCCGCGGCTCGGCCGTTCTACACCGCGACGGCTGTCGACCCACAGGGCCAGGCACGGCGCCGCCACATCCGCACGACGGGAGCGGCCGTCGTCGGCGTGGACGACGAGCCACTGGACGGAACCATGACGGCGGAACTCGTCGGTGAGGGCGCTCTGCTGGCCGCCCTCGACCAGCGGCGCACCGGCCACATGTCGACGGCGATCTCCACCCTGCAACGCGAACAGGACGACATCATCCGGGCCGAGGCGACCGGCCCGCTGATCGTTCAGGGCGGTCCCGGCACCGGCAAGACCGTGGTCGCTCTGCACCGCGTCGCCTACCTGCTGTTCACCCACCGGAAGATGGCCGACCAGGCGGTCCTGGTCCTCGGCCCGTCGCCGCGGTTCCTGCAGTACATCGCCCAGGTGCTGCCCGCGCTCGGTGAGACCGCCGTCGTCTCGGCGACCTGCGACACCCTGCTGACCAATGTTCGGGTGGGCCGCGACGAGAGCCGGTTCGTCGCCGAGATCAAGGGCCGCGCCCTCTGGCAACACGCGCTCGAAAACTACGTCACGTCGCTGCTGCCCCGGCCCCGCGAGCTGAAGCTGCGCTGGGAGGGCGAATTCCACGTCATTCCGGCGGCAACAGTGGCCCAGGCACTCACCTCGGCGGTGCAGGGACGCCCGTACCATCGCGCCCGTACGGCGTTCGCCGAACAACTGCACCACCTCCTCGCCGAAGCCGTCGTCGAGCAGCGCAAAGCGCTGATGGACGAGATGGAGGAGGGCTTCGAGGACATCCTCGCCCGCGTCGACAAGGGCATGCAACACGACCACCACGTCGGCAGCGCATCCTCCGGCAGTGATGTCGACGGGCTGCTCTCCGAGGACGAGATCGCGGATCTTCGTTCTCGCATCGCCGAGAACGCCACCATCGCCCGGTTCATCGAGGCATGGTGGCCCACCCTCGACGCCGAAGCCCTGCTGTCTGGTTTCCTGACCGACCGCACCCTGCTGGCCCAGTTCGCCCCGCGGCTCTCCCCGGAGGAGATCACCGCCGTCTCGGCCGAGCCTGCCCCGTGGGCATCGAGCGACATCCCCCTGCTCGACGCTCTCGCCGACCTGCTGGGCGACGGCGAAGCCCCGCAACCACAGGGCGGGTTCGTCGCCGACCACGCTCGCCGGCAACGCAGCTGGGTGTACGGCCACGTCGTCATCGATGAGGCGCAGGAGCTGTCCGAGATGCAGTGGCAGATGGTCCTACGGCGCTGTCCCAGCCGCTCCATCACGGCCGTGGGCGACATCGACCAGGCGGAGGCGGCGCACCGGCACACCAGCTGGGCACAGGCGGTGCGGGCCGTTTTCGGAGATCGCTGGACCGCCGCGGAACTGACCATCTGCTACCGGACCCCGCGTGAGGTCATGGACCTCACCGAACCGGTGCTGAAGAAGGCTGGCAGCCACAACGCACCGCCACGGGCGGTACGTTCCGCCGGCATCGCTCCCTGGGAGCTCACGGTCACGCCCGCCGAGCTTGCCGACGCCGCCGCCCGAGCTCTGCGACTGCTGCAGCAACGGTGGCATGGTGGCATGGTCGGCGTCATCGCCCCCGCCGAGCGCATCGCCGGAGTCCTACCCGTGCTGAGTGACGTGCCGGTGCTCACCGCGACCCAGTCCAAGGGACTGGAGTGGGACGCCACGCTCCTCATCGACCCGCAGGGCATCGCGGCCGAACCGCGCGGCTGGAACGGCCTCTACGTCGCGCTCACCCGATGCACCCAGGAACTCGGACAGCTGGTCCTCACGCACTGA